The genomic DNA TACTAATCTTTGGAGCACCGGTGATCGAGCCGCAGGGGAATAAAGCCCGAAGAATGTCCGACGGTGTTGTGCCCGATCTCAGATCGCCGTTGATCGTTGAGACGAGGTGAAAAAGTGTCGGGTGTTCCTCGAGATCACAGAGTTTTTCGACCTTGACGCTGCCATATTCGCAGACGCGGCCGAGGTCGTTGCGGAGTAGATCGACGATCATGGTGTTTTCGGCGAGGTCTTTTGGGCTGGTAAGGAGTTCATGTCGAAGCAGATCGTCGGTAAGATCGTCGTTTCCTCGCGGTCGTGTACCTTTTATCGGCGATGTAGTGATCGACAATGAATCAGCAAACCCACAATCGGTCGTGTTTCCGCGTTTTCTAACACTGAAGAATCGTTCGGGTGAGGCGGATATGACAGTTGAATAAGACCGTTTGATAAATGCCGAGAAAGGGGCCGGATGATCGCGGCGGAGACGAGCAAAGATAGTCTCAGGTGTAAGATCTTCGGGTAATTGAGAGCCCAATTGCTGGGTCAGATTTGTTTGGTATGTCTGGCCGTCACGAATACGCTCCTTTATCGCGTCAATAGCGGCAAGATATTCGCCTTTTACGAAATTTGAGGTGACAGCAACGGGAAGATCTGCGATTTCAAATTTGAGATCAGAAATTTCGGATCTGATCTTTCTTTTGATAGATCCAAACCTAGCTCGATCGCCGACGAGATTCGTTATGCCTGTTTCATAATCGTGAATTATCAGCACATCGAAACAAGCAACGAAGGCATCAGGTTCGGGGCTTTGAGATCGGTTTTCAAAGCTCCCAATTCCGAGCATCTTCCGGCCGAGATCGTATGACAAAGTAAAGATTGCAGCCGTTCCGCCGGTGAGCTTTTGATCGAGTATCTGCAGTGTTTTATTAGGGTCGTCGTTCGAAATTTCGAACATTTCAATAGGATCGATACCGGCGATCAAAAGGTGCGAACCGAGATGGCTTACGCCGCAGCTGTCCAGAATGGATACATGCTCGCGAGCGGCCAAGGACAGCAACGCGGAAACGAGTTTGTCGGCGGCGATATCAAGAACAGACATTGACGCGATTTTAACACGGACGGCGAGTTTCACTTGGAACGCGGTTTAGCGTAATATGTTGCGAGGCAAAACTCCGCAATAAAAAATATGAGTCTCGACAATATCGAACGTAAAACTCTGATCCGCGGCCTCGGCCTTGTAGCCGCGATATCGATCATCATCGGAAATGTGATCGGCACGGGCGTGTTTCTAAAGGCACGTGTAATGACATGCAATGTCGGCAGCCCAACCTGGGTAATGGTCGCTTGGGTCGCCGCTGGTCTATTGTCGCTTGCCGGGGCACTGACTTATGCCGAGCTGACAGCAATGAAGCCTGAGGCAGCGGGACCATATGCGTTTTTGCGCGATTCGTACGGCAAATTGTCGAGTTTCTTGTTCGGTTGGATGCAGAGTTTTATTGCCCGAACCGGTTCACAGGCCGGCGTTGCCGTAGTGTTTGCGATCGCTCTGAACGACTATCTCGACGGCGGTTTGAAACAGACGCTCTTCAAGACGAATGTGCTCGGCTACGATTACGAGGTAACGTCGCTTCAGATCATTGCGGTGGCAGTGATCGCGATTTTTACAACACTTAACTGCCTTTCCGTTAGCCTCAGCGGCCAGATCGCAACTTGGCTGACGACGATAAAGATCGCATTGGTATTGTTCGTTGGCCTTGGAGCATTTTTCCTCGTAACCGGCGGCAGTTTTGCGAATTTCTCGCTAATGAATACCGGCGGTACCTGCGAAGGTGTTGCAGAGGCAGTGAAATTCGGATCGGCGGAATACACGTTCCTCGGCGGATTTGGTGCGGCAATGCTAGCCGCTCTCTGGGGGTACGACGGCTGGGACAATCTCTCGTTCGTTGCCGGCGAGGTCAAGGATCCGAACCGCAACATTCCGATCGCAATTATCGGCAGCGTTCTGCTCGTTATAGTACTCTACGTCTTTGCGAGTGCGGCATATTTCTACGTCCTCGATCCGACCGCGATCGCTTCCGTTTCGAAGGACTCGTCTGTCGCCAAGGTGGTCGTGAGCAAATTCTTTAGCGGAGACGCACTCAGTTTTGGAGTAGGCGTGGCGGTCGCGATCTTTACCGTCGGCCTGATGTTGTCGTCACTCGGAACGCTCCATACTTCGATCCTCAGTTCTTCGCGTATCCCGTACGCAATGGCCAAGGACGGTTTGATGTTCAAGCCATTTAGCAAGCTGTCGGTCAATTCTGTGCCGATCAACGGCGTGTTGTTCCAGGGCGTTTGGGCAAGCATTTTGGCTATGTCGGGCTCGTTCGATGCGCTGACCGATTATGTTATTTTTGGCTCATGGATCTTTTACGCATTGATCACATCTTCGATCTTTTTATTCCGTCGCAAATATCCTGACGCACCGCGGCCGTCTCGAGCATGGGGCTATCCTGTGGTACCGGTCATCTTTTTTACTTGTTTCGGGATGGCTGCTCATCAACACGATGATCACCGCACCGACCCAGTCTTTTATTGGTATCGGGCTGATATTATTGGGATTGCCCGTCTATTATTTCTTAACGTTAACAGGG from Acidobacteriota bacterium includes the following:
- a CDS encoding anthranilate synthase component I family protein → MSVLDIAADKLVSALLSLAAREHVSILDSCGVSHLGSHLLIAGIDPIEMFEISNDDPNKTLQILDQKLTGGTAAIFTLSYDLGRKMLGIGSFENRSQSPEPDAFVACFDVLIIHDYETGITNLVGDRARFGSIKRKIRSEISDLKFEIADLPVAVTSNFVKGEYLAAIDAIKERIRDGQTYQTNLTQQLGSQLPEDLTPETIFARLRRDHPAPFSAFIKRSYSTVISASPERFFSVRKRGNTTDCGFADSLSITTSPIKGTRPRGNDDLTDDLLRHELLTSPKDLAENTMIVDLLRNDLGRVCEYGSVKVEKLCDLEEHPTLFHLVSTINGDLRSGTTPSDILRALFPCGSITGAPKISTMRIIDEVESASRGLSMGAIGYYLPAIFDGSDSDLQFPVPCLDLSVAIRTMVVCGRTSTFNVGGGIVIDSDPESEYAETLTKAKALLDALGGRLDAQR
- a CDS encoding amino acid permease, producing MSLDNIERKTLIRGLGLVAAISIIIGNVIGTGVFLKARVMTCNVGSPTWVMVAWVAAGLLSLAGALTYAELTAMKPEAAGPYAFLRDSYGKLSSFLFGWMQSFIARTGSQAGVAVVFAIALNDYLDGGLKQTLFKTNVLGYDYEVTSLQIIAVAVIAIFTTLNCLSVSLSGQIATWLTTIKIALVLFVGLGAFFLVTGGSFANFSLMNTGGTCEGVAEAVKFGSAEYTFLGGFGAAMLAALWGYDGWDNLSFVAGEVKDPNRNIPIAIIGSVLLVIVLYVFASAAYFYVLDPTAIASVSKDSSVAKVVVSKFFSGDALSFGVGVAVAIFTVGLMLSSLGTLHTSILSSSRIPYAMAKDGLMFKPFSKLSVNSVPINGVLFQGVWASILAMSGSFDALTDYVIFGSWIFYALITSSIFLFRRKYPDAPRPSRAWGYPVVPVIFFTCFGMAAHQHDDHRTDPVFYWYRADIIGIARLLFLNVNREED